Proteins from a single region of Sphaerochaeta globosa str. Buddy:
- a CDS encoding LemA family protein: MTIVYILIGVVVLIGLYVVSVYNKYVRLRNQGEEAESAIDAHLKQRYDLVPNLVETVKGYAKHEEKTLTAVIEARNKAISATSTEEKDAASTAFGSTLKSLFALSEAYPDLKANQGFLDLQAQLQKIEEQLLGARKYYNAIIKHLNTIIEVFPSSLVASIFHFVKKPYLTIEEEAKARVEVKF, from the coding sequence ATGACAATTGTGTATATTCTCATTGGTGTCGTAGTCCTGATAGGTCTGTATGTGGTCAGCGTGTACAACAAGTATGTGCGCCTGAGAAACCAGGGTGAAGAAGCTGAATCGGCAATCGATGCCCACCTCAAGCAGCGCTATGATTTGGTTCCCAACCTTGTGGAAACCGTCAAAGGGTATGCAAAGCATGAGGAAAAGACCCTCACTGCCGTAATCGAAGCCCGCAACAAGGCGATCAGCGCCACCTCGACCGAGGAAAAGGATGCTGCAAGCACAGCCTTCGGTTCAACCCTCAAGTCATTGTTTGCCCTCAGCGAAGCGTATCCGGATTTGAAAGCCAACCAAGGTTTTCTGGACCTGCAGGCCCAGCTGCAAAAAATCGAGGAACAACTTTTGGGAGCCCGCAAGTACTACAATGCCATCATCAAGCATCTCAATACGATTATTGAGGTATTCCCTTCTTCTTTGGTTGCCTCCATTTTCCACTTTGTCAAGAAACCCTATTTGACCATCGAGGAAGAGGCAAAGGCCCGTGTAGAGGTTAAATTTTAA
- a CDS encoding arginine repressor produces MRERHNRLAVVKELIKNNRIDNQDTLLEMLKTEGYSVTQATLSRDLKMLKVGKISDGWSGYYYSLPENDLISESEKSYIQDVRRGILSIEFSGNFGVIKTRPGHANSVGIALDVLAIPEILGTLAGDDTIFVILREGMSKEDLQESFKTRIPDIEE; encoded by the coding sequence ATGAGGGAACGACATAACCGGTTGGCGGTCGTCAAGGAATTGATCAAGAATAACCGCATCGACAACCAGGATACGCTGCTGGAGATGCTCAAGACCGAGGGGTACTCCGTTACCCAAGCAACACTCTCTCGAGACTTGAAAATGCTCAAGGTCGGCAAAATCAGCGACGGTTGGTCCGGATACTATTACAGCCTTCCAGAAAACGACTTGATCAGTGAGTCTGAGAAAAGTTATATCCAGGATGTACGCAGAGGCATCCTTTCCATCGAATTTTCCGGCAACTTCGGAGTCATCAAGACCAGGCCCGGACACGCAAACTCTGTCGGCATTGCCTTGGACGTGCTTGCCATACCGGAAATCCTGGGAACCCTCGCCGGTGACGACACCATTTTTGTCATCCTTCGCGAGGGCATGTCCAAGGAAGATCTGCAGGAGAGTTTCAAGACCCGCATCCCCGACATCGAGGAGTAA
- a CDS encoding glucose-6-phosphate isomerase yields the protein MTYKNLDSSSAFKQLQAMPASNLKHVLNPARIKTYHAKAGGGLTYHYGAMPIAEEHLNVLQQLSEELSLTEKYQAVVDGQVMNTGEKRLVLHHLSRGQVGKPVSADGEDKGAFYQAQLQKIERFSSQVRSGAILGSTGKKFSTVVQIGIGGSDLGPRALYLALKGWCASKEIELIDAQFISNVDPDDAQAVLNNLDLESTLFILVSKSGTTLETLTNRDLVIQAIEASGIRGIDPAKHMVAVTSKTSPLATSSSVLESFFIDDYIGGRYSSTSAVGAVVLSLSFGFDVFNSLLDGAHEADVLALNPNIKENAALLDALLGVYLRNVLLYPTTAILPYSQALSRFPAHLQQLDMESNGKHVNRDGLSISYPTGPVIFGEPGTNGQHSFYQLLHQGTDIVPLQFIGFSESQYHKDIVVEGSTSQEKLSANLVAQIVAFALGKDDVKPNKQFTGNRPSSLLSARQLDPQALGALLAHYENKVMFQGFIWNLNSFDQEGVQLGKVLATKVLDGCKGDEVLKAFSELL from the coding sequence ATGACGTATAAAAATCTCGATTCAAGCAGTGCATTCAAACAGTTGCAGGCCATGCCTGCGAGCAATCTGAAACACGTCCTCAATCCAGCTCGCATTAAAACCTATCATGCAAAGGCTGGTGGCGGTCTTACCTACCATTATGGTGCCATGCCTATAGCAGAAGAGCATCTGAATGTACTGCAACAGCTCAGCGAAGAGCTGTCCCTGACAGAAAAATACCAAGCCGTAGTTGATGGGCAGGTCATGAACACAGGGGAAAAGCGGTTGGTGCTCCATCATCTCAGCCGCGGCCAGGTCGGTAAGCCTGTGAGTGCAGACGGAGAGGACAAGGGCGCTTTCTATCAGGCACAGCTGCAGAAAATTGAGCGCTTCTCATCCCAAGTGCGCAGTGGAGCCATCCTCGGGTCGACCGGCAAAAAGTTCTCAACCGTGGTTCAGATCGGCATCGGAGGCAGCGACTTGGGTCCCCGTGCCCTCTATCTTGCCCTCAAGGGTTGGTGTGCAAGCAAGGAAATTGAACTGATCGATGCCCAGTTCATCAGCAATGTCGACCCCGACGATGCTCAAGCGGTCCTGAACAATCTCGATCTGGAAAGCACCCTCTTCATTCTGGTCTCCAAAAGCGGAACCACCCTGGAAACCCTTACCAACCGGGACCTGGTCATCCAAGCCATCGAGGCAAGCGGCATACGAGGCATTGATCCAGCCAAGCACATGGTGGCGGTGACCAGCAAGACAAGCCCGCTTGCAACATCCTCCTCCGTGCTTGAGTCCTTCTTCATCGATGACTACATCGGAGGACGCTATAGTTCCACCAGTGCAGTAGGTGCTGTAGTGCTGTCCCTCTCCTTTGGGTTTGACGTATTCAATTCCTTGCTGGACGGCGCCCATGAAGCCGATGTATTGGCACTGAATCCAAATATCAAGGAGAATGCAGCCTTGCTCGACGCCCTTTTGGGGGTGTACCTGCGCAATGTTCTTCTCTATCCCACTACGGCGATCCTTCCGTACTCACAGGCATTGAGCCGTTTTCCCGCCCATCTGCAGCAGCTGGACATGGAGAGCAACGGCAAGCATGTAAATCGGGATGGCCTGAGCATCTCCTACCCGACCGGACCGGTGATTTTCGGGGAACCGGGAACCAACGGCCAACACTCGTTCTACCAGCTTCTCCACCAGGGAACCGATATCGTACCCTTGCAGTTCATCGGATTTTCCGAATCACAGTACCACAAGGATATCGTGGTGGAAGGTTCGACAAGCCAAGAAAAGTTGAGTGCCAACCTGGTTGCCCAGATAGTTGCCTTTGCCTTGGGTAAAGACGATGTAAAACCGAACAAGCAGTTCACAGGCAACCGGCCATCCAGCCTTCTGTCTGCCAGACAACTCGACCCCCAGGCACTGGGTGCCCTTTTGGCACACTATGAGAACAAGGTCATGTTCCAAGGTTTCATCTGGAACCTCAACAGTTTCGACCAGGAAGGAGTCCAACTGGGTAAGGTTCTGGCTACCAAGGTCCTGGACGGATGCAAGGGCGATGAGGTGCTTAAGGCATTCTCGGAGTTGCTCTAG
- a CDS encoding MarR family winged helix-turn-helix transcriptional regulator, with product MDTTPRIGFTIKTLSHRIGRTLGQQLRLEQEAASTAVRSHILGYFAHHEVEAVLQSELGNHLLIRRSTMTNILDGMESEGLVTREEYQQDKRQKLVRLTEKAKALCSEHLKLVNDFETSLQSNLSDEELKQFFAITKKLNQILDTYT from the coding sequence ATGGACACTACACCACGAATCGGATTCACTATAAAAACCCTCTCCCATCGCATCGGGCGAACATTGGGGCAGCAGCTGCGCTTGGAGCAAGAAGCTGCCTCAACTGCGGTACGCAGCCATATTCTTGGATACTTTGCCCACCACGAAGTGGAAGCTGTTCTGCAAAGCGAGCTGGGCAACCACTTGCTCATCAGGCGCTCAACGATGACCAACATCCTCGATGGCATGGAAAGCGAGGGTCTGGTTACGAGGGAAGAATATCAGCAGGACAAGCGACAGAAACTGGTCCGCCTGACAGAAAAGGCGAAAGCTCTCTGCAGTGAGCACCTGAAGCTGGTCAATGATTTCGAAACCTCGCTACAGTCAAATTTATCCGACGAAGAGCTGAAACAGTTCTTCGCCATCACCAAGAAACTCAATCAAATACTGGATACCTATACATGA
- a CDS encoding ABC transporter ATP-binding protein — protein MIQELKKQAKGNLIPTFLTMLFVVLEVVMDVTIPFLMAFLLDRGVDAGNIQEIITWGALLLLCASIALLFGVMAGHFAAKASTGFARNVRRSLFYRVQDFGFSNLDKFSTASLVTRMTSDVTNVQQAYQMLTRIAVRSPVMLLFSFLMAYNINARLSMVYLVAIPVLGTGLYFLIRAAYPIFTRVFKIYDRLNTVVQENIRGIRVVKSFVREEHEKQKFNNVSQEIYQNFTKAEKIVAFNSPLMQGTMYLSILAISYIAARLIVSSSMTTGQLMSFITYTSQILMSLMMLSMVIVMLTISKASAQRIEEVLTEKSDLVQHPDGRTTVSDGSVDFEKVDFSYFGTADKRCLHDINLHIESGQTVGIIGPTGSAKTSLVQLIARLYEVFCGSVKVGGVDVREYDLTSLRSSVAMVLQKNILFSGTIAENLRWGNKEATDEELVWACKIAQADSFIRAMDEGYQTHIEQDGSNVSGGQKQRLCIARALLKKPKILILDDSTSAVDTKTDAAIRKAMATELKETTKIIIAQRIASVEDADQIIMLEDGHIQAVGTHQQLLDSCPRYQELYTAQMHKEEQA, from the coding sequence ATGATACAAGAACTGAAAAAACAAGCCAAAGGCAACCTTATTCCCACCTTTCTTACCATGCTCTTCGTCGTCCTGGAAGTGGTCATGGATGTCACCATACCCTTTCTGATGGCCTTCCTTCTGGACAGGGGGGTGGATGCAGGCAACATACAAGAAATCATTACATGGGGGGCTCTCTTGCTTCTCTGTGCCTCCATCGCGCTGCTTTTCGGGGTAATGGCCGGACACTTTGCCGCCAAGGCTTCCACGGGGTTTGCCCGCAATGTGCGCAGAAGCCTCTTCTACCGAGTACAGGACTTCGGCTTTTCAAACCTTGACAAATTTTCCACTGCTTCACTGGTAACCCGTATGACGAGCGATGTCACCAATGTCCAACAAGCTTACCAGATGTTGACCAGAATTGCCGTGCGCAGCCCGGTGATGCTGCTGTTCAGCTTTTTGATGGCCTACAACATCAATGCCCGCCTGAGCATGGTGTACTTGGTTGCAATACCGGTTCTGGGCACCGGCCTCTACTTTCTGATTCGTGCAGCCTATCCCATTTTTACCCGGGTCTTTAAAATCTATGACCGGCTCAACACCGTGGTGCAGGAGAACATCCGAGGCATCAGGGTCGTCAAATCCTTTGTCAGGGAAGAGCACGAGAAACAGAAGTTCAACAATGTTTCACAGGAGATTTACCAAAATTTCACCAAGGCTGAGAAAATTGTTGCTTTCAACAGCCCCTTGATGCAAGGGACGATGTACCTTTCCATTCTCGCCATCTCCTATATCGCCGCCCGTCTGATCGTATCCTCCTCAATGACTACCGGCCAACTGATGAGCTTCATCACCTACACCTCCCAAATCCTGATGAGCCTGATGATGCTCTCCATGGTCATCGTCATGCTGACCATCAGCAAGGCTTCGGCCCAACGTATCGAGGAAGTACTCACCGAGAAAAGCGACCTGGTCCAGCACCCTGATGGCAGAACAACCGTTTCCGATGGGTCGGTCGATTTTGAAAAGGTTGACTTCAGCTATTTCGGTACTGCTGATAAGCGGTGTCTACATGATATCAACCTCCATATTGAAAGTGGTCAGACGGTGGGCATCATCGGCCCTACCGGAAGTGCCAAGACCAGCTTGGTCCAGCTCATTGCACGTCTGTACGAGGTTTTCTGTGGTTCAGTGAAAGTCGGGGGCGTCGATGTGCGCGAGTATGATCTTACAAGTCTCAGGTCTTCTGTAGCCATGGTGTTGCAGAAAAACATATTGTTCAGCGGAACCATAGCGGAGAACCTACGCTGGGGGAACAAGGAAGCCACCGATGAGGAACTTGTCTGGGCATGCAAGATTGCCCAAGCTGATTCTTTCATCAGAGCTATGGACGAGGGGTACCAGACTCACATCGAACAAGACGGTTCGAACGTATCAGGAGGGCAGAAGCAAAGGCTTTGCATCGCCCGCGCGCTTCTGAAGAAACCGAAAATCTTGATTCTCGACGACTCCACCAGTGCCGTGGATACCAAAACCGATGCAGCAATCCGTAAAGCCATGGCAACCGAACTGAAGGAAACAACAAAAATCATCATAGCCCAACGAATAGCCTCCGTAGAGGACGCCGACCAAATCATCATGCTTGAGGATGGTCATATCCAAGCGGTGGGAACTCACCAACAGCTGCTTGATTCCTGCCCTCGCTACCAGGAACTGTACACAGCGCAGATGCACAAGGAGGAACAAGCATGA